From Bradysia coprophila strain Holo2 chromosome IV unlocalized genomic scaffold, BU_Bcop_v1 contig_5, whole genome shotgun sequence, one genomic window encodes:
- the LOC119071695 gene encoding uncharacterized protein LOC119071695 codes for MCDKVATDQLCPDSLFDMSLRVFAKDIHKTEPNIIQCLPNCIKRVILKYVTGYLSQTRKHGLRNKKTIRALLNREVTNLNLRDSVTTDSILHAISQNCVHLRELTLGGPYCHIKRKTLQNFIPRMKHLTLLCLKDVDNVTDKSITGLTELKHLKHLNLKNCVNLTDECGTILRNLKLEKLDMSHNGISDQWLDHLPNSPLNDHLIDLNLSYCSALSNHNFGLLNWSKLKYVGLPGLTGLDFMDNLGRLKFVQWTVPF; via the exons ATGTGTGATAAAGTTGCTACGGATCAATTATGTCCCGACAGCTTGTTCGATAT gTCGCTTCGGGTGTTTGCAAAGGACATACACAAGACTGAACCGAATATAATACAATGTCTGCCGAACTGCATCAAACGTGTTATTTTGAAATACGTAACTGGCTACTTGTCTCAGACACGAAAGCACGGATTACGAAATAAAAAGACAATCAGAGCACTGCTCAACAGAgaagtaacaaatttaaatcttAGAGATTCGGTGACCACGGATTCCATTTTGCATGCCATTTCCCAAAATTGTGTCCATTTGAGAGAGCTAACTTTAGGTGGTCCTTATTGCCACATTAAAAGAAAGA CATTGCAGAATTTCATTCCTAGAATGAAGCACTTAACGCTATTGTGTCTAAAAGATGTCGATAATGTTACCGATAAATCCATCACAGGATTAACCGAACTCAAACATTTAAagcatttgaatttaaaaaattgcgtAAACCTTACCGATGAATGTGGCACAATTCTCAGAAACCTAAAATTGGAGAAATTGGATATGAGCCACAACGGT ATTTCTGATCAATGGTTAGATCATCTGCCAAACAGCCCACTGAACGATCATCTCATAGATTTGAATCTGAGTTATTGTTCTGCTTTATCGAATCATAATTTTGGATTGCTGAATTGGTCTAAGCTCAAATATGTTGGACTACCTGGCCTAACTG gcTTAGATTTCATGGACAACCTTGGCAGACTGAAATTTGTTCAGTGGACTGTTCCATTCTAG
- the LOC119071455 gene encoding mitochondrial import inner membrane translocase subunit Tim8: MGDYEMSKSSQADAELQEFLMIEKQKAQVQAQIHEFNEICWDTCVDKPGSKLDSRTETCLSNCVDRFIDTSLLITNRFAQLLQKNSG, translated from the exons atgggTGACTACGAAATGAGTAAATCTTCACAAGCCGATGCTGAGCTCCAAGAATTCCTAATGATTGAAAAGCAGAAAGCTCAAGTTCAAGCGCAG ATCcatgaatttaatgaaatatgtTGGGATACCTGCGTTGACAAGCCGGGAAGTAAATTGGACAGCCGAACGGAAACATGCTTAAGCAATTGCGTTGATCGCTTTATCGATACATCCTTGTTGATTACGAACCGATTTGCACAGTTGCTGCAAAAGAACAGCGGTTAG
- the LOC119072097 gene encoding clathrin light chain isoform X2 has product MDAFDDNFEQTEVDPAAEFLAREKDQLAGLEDELEPAALSAPVSQLRLDDNVKEELSGSFEMINNENEQNEYAGFNTSNQYDYDQDFGYEEASPVVREEPERIKLWREEQKTRLEQKDLEEEKKKEELKEQARKELEDWYKHHEEAIAKTKSSNRNAEKQFVAELPDEMEPGTEWERIAKLCDFNPKSAKSSRDVSRLRSIILQLKQNPLPTTKVA; this is encoded by the exons ATGGACGCATTcgatgataattttgaacaaactgAAGTCGATCCAGCCGCCGAATTTCTGGCCCGAGAAAAGGATCAATTAGCTGGTTTGGAAGATGAACTGGAGCCTGCTGCACTGTCGGCACCAGTCAGTCAACTTAGATTGGATG ACAATGTCAAAGAGGAACTATCTGGGAGCTTTGAAATGATTAACAACGAGAACGAGCAGAACGAATATGCTGGCTTCAACACatcaa ATCAATATGATTATGATCAAGATTTTGGTTACGAAGAAG CATCTCCAGTTGTACGCGAAGAGCCGGAACGCATTAAATTGTGGCGTGAGGAGCAGAAAACTCGTTTGGAACAAAAGGATCtcgaagaagaaaagaagaaagaagagCTAAAAGAACAAGCTCGAAAGGAACTAGAAGATTGGTACAAGCATCATGAAGAGGCGATTGCAAAGACGAAATCGTCGAACCG aaacgctgaaaaacaatttgttgctGAATTGCCGGACGAAATGGAACCGGGCACCGAATGGGAACGTATCGCCAAACTGTGCGACTTCAATCCGAAATCAGCCAAGTCCAGCCGCGACGTATCACGATTGAGATCGATCattttgcaattgaaacaGAATCCACTGCCAACAACAAAAGTTGCGTAA
- the LOC119072097 gene encoding clathrin light chain isoform X1 — translation MDAFDDNFEQTEVDPAAEFLAREKDQLAGLEDELEPAALSAPVSQLRLDDNVKEELSGSFEMINNENEQNEYAGFNTSNQYDYDQDFGYEEASPVVREEPERIKLWREEQKTRLEQKDLEEEKKKEELKEQARKELEDWYKHHEEAIAKTKSSNRESAKNAEKQFVAELPDEMEPGTEWERIAKLCDFNPKSAKSSRDVSRLRSIILQLKQNPLPTTKVA, via the exons ATGGACGCATTcgatgataattttgaacaaactgAAGTCGATCCAGCCGCCGAATTTCTGGCCCGAGAAAAGGATCAATTAGCTGGTTTGGAAGATGAACTGGAGCCTGCTGCACTGTCGGCACCAGTCAGTCAACTTAGATTGGATG ACAATGTCAAAGAGGAACTATCTGGGAGCTTTGAAATGATTAACAACGAGAACGAGCAGAACGAATATGCTGGCTTCAACACatcaa ATCAATATGATTATGATCAAGATTTTGGTTACGAAGAAG CATCTCCAGTTGTACGCGAAGAGCCGGAACGCATTAAATTGTGGCGTGAGGAGCAGAAAACTCGTTTGGAACAAAAGGATCtcgaagaagaaaagaagaaagaagagCTAAAAGAACAAGCTCGAAAGGAACTAGAAGATTGGTACAAGCATCATGAAGAGGCGATTGCAAAGACGAAATCGTCGAACCG GGAATCTGCTAA aaacgctgaaaaacaatttgttgctGAATTGCCGGACGAAATGGAACCGGGCACCGAATGGGAACGTATCGCCAAACTGTGCGACTTCAATCCGAAATCAGCCAAGTCCAGCCGCGACGTATCACGATTGAGATCGATCattttgcaattgaaacaGAATCCACTGCCAACAACAAAAGTTGCGTAA
- the LOC119072034 gene encoding dnaJ homolog subfamily C member 24-like: MTNTTGDTFYEILNCDPTASTDEIKKSYQTLILKHHPDKQEQNAKSELFVRLNEAWHILRDPDKRRAYDAEILQKQFSENRIVHEVVNLDMDFQFDPESNSYCRDCRCGAQFVVFKEDVDKDGSYLECDECSLVIGVTL, encoded by the coding sequence ATGACCAACACCACCGGTGACACCTTCTACGAAATCCTCAACTGTGATCCAACCGCATCGACAGATGAGATAAAGAAATCGTATCAAACCTTAATCCTCAAACACCATCCCGATAAACAAGAGCAAAACGCCAAATCCGAGTTATTTGTTCGACTGAATGAGGCCTGGCACATTCTACGCGATCCGGACAAACGTAGAGCCTATGATGCAGAAATCTTACAGAAACAATTCAGTGAGAATCGAATAGTCCACGAAGTGGTCAATTTGGACATGGACTTTCAGTTTGACCCAGAGTCGAATAGCTATTGTCGTGACTGCCGTTGTGGAGCGCAGTTTGTAGTGTTTAAGGAGGATGTTGATAAGGATGGTAGTTACCTGGAATGTGATGAGTGTTCTTTGGTCATTGGAGTGACACTGTga
- the LOC119072097 gene encoding clathrin light chain isoform X5, translating into MDAFDDNFEQTEVDPAAEFLAREKDQLAGLEDELEPAALSAPVSQLRLDASPVVREEPERIKLWREEQKTRLEQKDLEEEKKKEELKEQARKELEDWYKHHEEAIAKTKSSNRESAKNAEKQFVAELPDEMEPGTEWERIAKLCDFNPKSAKSSRDVSRLRSIILQLKQNPLPTTKVA; encoded by the exons ATGGACGCATTcgatgataattttgaacaaactgAAGTCGATCCAGCCGCCGAATTTCTGGCCCGAGAAAAGGATCAATTAGCTGGTTTGGAAGATGAACTGGAGCCTGCTGCACTGTCGGCACCAGTCAGTCAACTTAGATTGGATG CATCTCCAGTTGTACGCGAAGAGCCGGAACGCATTAAATTGTGGCGTGAGGAGCAGAAAACTCGTTTGGAACAAAAGGATCtcgaagaagaaaagaagaaagaagagCTAAAAGAACAAGCTCGAAAGGAACTAGAAGATTGGTACAAGCATCATGAAGAGGCGATTGCAAAGACGAAATCGTCGAACCG GGAATCTGCTAA aaacgctgaaaaacaatttgttgctGAATTGCCGGACGAAATGGAACCGGGCACCGAATGGGAACGTATCGCCAAACTGTGCGACTTCAATCCGAAATCAGCCAAGTCCAGCCGCGACGTATCACGATTGAGATCGATCattttgcaattgaaacaGAATCCACTGCCAACAACAAAAGTTGCGTAA
- the LOC119072097 gene encoding clathrin light chain isoform X3 has translation MDAFDDNFEQTEVDPAAEFLAREKDQLAGLEDELEPAALSAPVSQLRLDDNVKEELSGSFEMINNENEQNEYAGFNTSTSPVVREEPERIKLWREEQKTRLEQKDLEEEKKKEELKEQARKELEDWYKHHEEAIAKTKSSNRESAKNAEKQFVAELPDEMEPGTEWERIAKLCDFNPKSAKSSRDVSRLRSIILQLKQNPLPTTKVA, from the exons ATGGACGCATTcgatgataattttgaacaaactgAAGTCGATCCAGCCGCCGAATTTCTGGCCCGAGAAAAGGATCAATTAGCTGGTTTGGAAGATGAACTGGAGCCTGCTGCACTGTCGGCACCAGTCAGTCAACTTAGATTGGATG ACAATGTCAAAGAGGAACTATCTGGGAGCTTTGAAATGATTAACAACGAGAACGAGCAGAACGAATATGCTGGCTTCAACACatcaa CATCTCCAGTTGTACGCGAAGAGCCGGAACGCATTAAATTGTGGCGTGAGGAGCAGAAAACTCGTTTGGAACAAAAGGATCtcgaagaagaaaagaagaaagaagagCTAAAAGAACAAGCTCGAAAGGAACTAGAAGATTGGTACAAGCATCATGAAGAGGCGATTGCAAAGACGAAATCGTCGAACCG GGAATCTGCTAA aaacgctgaaaaacaatttgttgctGAATTGCCGGACGAAATGGAACCGGGCACCGAATGGGAACGTATCGCCAAACTGTGCGACTTCAATCCGAAATCAGCCAAGTCCAGCCGCGACGTATCACGATTGAGATCGATCattttgcaattgaaacaGAATCCACTGCCAACAACAAAAGTTGCGTAA
- the LOC119071693 gene encoding origin recognition complex subunit 6-like, which yields MEVVEDVSKKLEIDDRKVINKASEHLRLLNIKSTSLQLTEYAKTVICLDIAATNTNSPFNQETALALLCYGKARYRKEKNIIQRVLNVTQVPDVRSICSIIRVANQKELEERATKMLKEYRATTDLTDSHPQYDAMAVYYTSKMMKLKVNEDKLIDVSHLKRMQWSHLKTKWQRWLDVNKIKLTDTTKKRNADKAGAETVDDTKENVMPKVKCIEATESYEDWKKRVLAKAYADLKSG from the exons ATGGAAGTAGTGGAGGATGTAtcaaaaaaacttgaaattgaCGACAGAAAAGTAATAAATAAAGCCTCCGAGCATCTAAGGCTATTGAACATAAAAAGCACCAGTCTTCAACTCACAGAATATGCAAAAACGGTTATCTGCCTTGACATCGCTGCGACCAATACAAACTCACCATTCAATCAG GAAACCGCTCTGGCACTGCTCTGCTATGGTAAAGCTAGATATCGCAAAGAGAAAAATATCATCCAACGCGTCCTGAACGTAACACAAGTGCCCGATGTTCGAAGCATCTGTTCGATTATACGAGTAGCCAATCAAAAAGAATTGGAAGAACGGGCCACCAAAATGCTGAAAGAATACAGAGCCACCACTGATCTAACCGATTCCCATCCGCAATATGATGCGATGGCTGTGTATTACACCAGCAAAATGATGAAACTGAAAGTGAACGAGGACAAACTGATCGACGTTAGTCACCTGAAACGTATGCAATGGAGTCACTTGAAAACTAAATGGCAACGATGGTTagatgtaaataaaatcaaattaacgGACACCACAAAGAAAAGGAATGCCGACAAAG CTGGTGCTGAGACCGTAGATGACACTAAGGAAAATGTGATGCCGAAAGTAAAATGCATCGAGGCAACGGAAAGTTATGAAGATTGGAAGAAGAGGGTACTTGCAAAGGCTTATGCTGATTTAAAGTCTGGATAG
- the LOC119072097 gene encoding clathrin light chain isoform X4: protein MDAFDDNFEQTEVDPAAEFLAREKDQLAGLEDELEPAALSAPVSQLRLDDNVKEELSGSFEMINNENEQNEYAGFNTSTSPVVREEPERIKLWREEQKTRLEQKDLEEEKKKEELKEQARKELEDWYKHHEEAIAKTKSSNRNAEKQFVAELPDEMEPGTEWERIAKLCDFNPKSAKSSRDVSRLRSIILQLKQNPLPTTKVA, encoded by the exons ATGGACGCATTcgatgataattttgaacaaactgAAGTCGATCCAGCCGCCGAATTTCTGGCCCGAGAAAAGGATCAATTAGCTGGTTTGGAAGATGAACTGGAGCCTGCTGCACTGTCGGCACCAGTCAGTCAACTTAGATTGGATG ACAATGTCAAAGAGGAACTATCTGGGAGCTTTGAAATGATTAACAACGAGAACGAGCAGAACGAATATGCTGGCTTCAACACatcaa CATCTCCAGTTGTACGCGAAGAGCCGGAACGCATTAAATTGTGGCGTGAGGAGCAGAAAACTCGTTTGGAACAAAAGGATCtcgaagaagaaaagaagaaagaagagCTAAAAGAACAAGCTCGAAAGGAACTAGAAGATTGGTACAAGCATCATGAAGAGGCGATTGCAAAGACGAAATCGTCGAACCG aaacgctgaaaaacaatttgttgctGAATTGCCGGACGAAATGGAACCGGGCACCGAATGGGAACGTATCGCCAAACTGTGCGACTTCAATCCGAAATCAGCCAAGTCCAGCCGCGACGTATCACGATTGAGATCGATCattttgcaattgaaacaGAATCCACTGCCAACAACAAAAGTTGCGTAA
- the LOC119071454 gene encoding coiled-coil domain-containing protein 25 — protein sequence MVFYFVSNVVSPAFTLFMGAEKHENEELIRWGWPEDVWFHVDKVSSAHVYLRLQPGQTIEDVPFAVIEDAAQLVKANSINGNKMNNVDVVYTMWENLKKTPSMDVGQVSFHREKDVMKIRVEKRINEVVNRLNKTKIESHPDFRAEREKRDASERSDQKKLLRDRKEQEKLQQKQKMEEAELRSYSSLMAADKMTSNKDDGNDSDEFM from the exons atggttttctatTTTGTCAGTAATGTGGTGTCGCCCGCATTTACCTTGTTCATGGGAGCGGAAAAGCACGAAAACGAAGAGCTAATCAGATGGGGTTGGCCCGAAGACGTCTGGTTCCA TGTCGATAAAGTGTCATCAGCCCATGTCTATTTGAGATTGCAACCG GGCCAAACTATAGAGGACGTTCCATTTGCAGTTATTGAAGATGCAGCCCAATTGGTCAAAGCGAATAGCATCAACGGCAACAAAATGAACAACGTCGATGTCG TGTACACCATGTGGGagaatttgaagaaaacaCCGTCCATGGATGTGGGGCAAGTGTCATTCCATCGTGAAAAGGACGTGATGAAGATACGGGTTGAGAAGAGAATCAACGAAGTGGTCAATCGATTGAATAAAACTAAGATTGAATCGCATCCAGATTTCCGTGCTGAACGGGAAAAGCG CGATGCATCTGAACGATCCgatcaaaagaaattgttgCGAGATCGAAAGGAACAGGAGAAGCTTCAACAGAAGCAGAAAATGGAGGAGGCCGAGTTGCGATCTTACTCAAGTCTGATGGCCGCCGACAAAATGACATCGAATAAAGATGATGGTAACGATTCTGATGAGTTCATGTAA
- the LOC119072096 gene encoding histone acetyltransferase KAT2A, with amino-acid sequence MSSEEVTLNSDVVVKQEQSATDSTEKNPSTAQPPQAKPAQEQTRTENLQRIQQRKLKIYKLPKPQKMAKLSMYSACQKCRCTGWKTQEENRHRDVESNYCPKFTEECRNPSCKHPLENHISHLTDITDVQLNELLGAIVDIENLFISMHREVDEETRKVYNYLFHLLRQCILSRQQAVIRGPLGDPPFEQPSISKAVSNFLFLKYNHLGQAEFTMMTEVAKTFLNCLNFWSFESPSVRCKELSHEDASTYKINYTRWLVFCHVPAFCNSLTHFETTQVFGRTLLKAVFKYVCYQLKLKMQADKDRMPVERRSMLVQLPKFLDALRHEVINDDSPIWDPNFKPPVALLLQRKRERENNNTLHGHGASTSGKKYNNEPSSSKKYKKADPDSEDVSDDVILKAIKRINESNYANKTELITPEIAPRDEAAKAQEQRGEIEFHVLGNSLTHPVSKQSMLWLLGLHSVFAHQLTEMPREYISQLVFDPKHKTLAVIKDGTPIGGICFRTFPTQGFTEIVFCAVTSSKQVKGYGTHMMNHLKDYSTQRGIKHFLTYADEFAIGYFRKQGFSDDIKVARPVYAGYIKEYEGATLMHCELHPSLVYTQFSSVIRKQKEIVKELISQRQQDVQKVHPGLTCFKEGVRSIPVDSIPGLREIGWKPQARAQRASRPEESADPDKLMITFNTILGTVRTHANAWPFLKPVSAVTVPDYYDLIKYPMDLKTMGDRLKKGYYVTRRLFMADMARIFSNCRLYNSPETEYIRCANILERYFQTKMKEIGLWDK; translated from the exons ATGTCGTCGGAAGAAGTTACACTGAATAGTGACGTTGTTGTAAAGCAGGAGCAGTCAGCAACGGACAGTACTGAAAAGAATCCTAGCACAGCACAGCCACCACAAGCAAAACCTGCCCAAGAACAAACGCGAACCGAGAATTTGCAGAGAATTCAGCAGCGtaaattaaaa ATCTACAAATTACCCAAGCCACAGAAAATGGCTAAATTATCCATGTATTCAG ctTGTCAAAAATGCCGTTGCACCGGATGGAAAACACAAGAGGAAAATCGACACAGAGACGTTGAAAGCAATTATTGTCCAAAGTTTACGGAAGAATGTAGGAATCCCAGCTGCAAACATCCACTGG AAAACCACATATCGCACTTGACGGACATAACTGATGTACAATTGAATGAATTGCTGGGAGCGATTGTCGATATTGAAAACTTGTTCATTAGCATGCATCGCGAGGTGGATGAGGAGACACGTAAAGTGTACAACTACTTGTTTCAT CTCTTGCGACAATGCATTCTGTCGCGTCAACAAGCCGTTATACGAGGTCCGCTTGGCGATCCACCATTCGAACAACCGTCCATATCGAAGGCAGTATcgaatttcttgtttttgaaGTACAATCATTTGGGTCAAGCGGAATTCACAATGATGACCGAGGTGGCGAAAACGTTTCTCAATTGTCTGAACTTTTGGAGCTTTGAAAGTCCCAGCGTACGATGCAAGGAGTTGTCACACGAGGATGCATCgacttacaaaataaattacacGAG ATGGTTGGTATTCTGTCATGTTCCAGCATTCTGCAATTCACTCACACATTTCGAAACTACGCAAGTTTTTGGTCGAACGCTGTTAAAGGCTGTGTTTAAA TACGTTTGCTATcaactgaaattgaaaatgcaaGCTGATAAAGACCGGATGCCTGTCGAACGACGATCGATGCTAGTtcaattaccaaaatttttggaCGCTTTGCGGCACGAAGTTATCAACGATGATTCACCCATCTGGGATCCAAATTTCAAACCTCCCG TTGCTCTACTGCTACAAAGAAAACGCGAACGTGAAAACAACAACACCCTGCATGGACATGGAGCCAGTACATCCGGTAAAAAATACAATAACGAGCCGTCGTCTAGCAAAAAGTATAAGAAAGCCGATCCGGATAGCGAAGACGTTTCGGATGATGTGATTTTGAAGGCCATTAAGCGCATTAACGAGTCAAATTATGCCAACAAAACTGAGCTCATCACACCTGAAATAGCTCCTCGAGATGAAG CTGCTAAGGCCCAGGAGCAGAGAGGTGAAATCGAATTTCATGTTCTTGGCAATTCTTTAACTCATCCGGTTAGCAAACAATCAATGCTTTGGCTACTGGGATTGCACAGCGTTTTTGCGCATCAGCTTACTGAAATGCCACGAGAGTACATTAGCCAGCTCGTATTCGATCC aaaacacaaaacattGGCTGTCATTAAAGATGGAACACCGATCGGAGGGATCTGTTTCCGCACATTTCCAACGCAA GGTTTCACCGAAATAGTATTTTGTGCGGTGACTAGTAGCAAACAGGTTAAAGGATACGGAACGCACATGATGAACCATTTGAAGGACTATAGCACACAGCGGGGTATTAAACACTTTTTAACTTATGCAGATGAGTTCGCCATAG gTTACTTCCGCAAGCAAGGCTTTTCCGATGATATTAAAGTTGCCCGGCCGGTATATGCTG GTTACATCAAAGAATATGAAGGTGCCACATTAATGCACTGTGAACTACATCCCAGTCTCGTATACACACAATTCAGTTCGGTGATCCGGAAGCAGAAGGAAATCGTAAAAGAATTAATATCGCAGCGCCAGCAAGACGTACAAAAGGTTCATCCGGGCTTAACCTGCTTCAAAGAGGGCGTCCGAAGTATACCGGTCGATTCGATACCCGGTTTACGTGAAATCGGTTGGAAACCACAAGCTCGAGCACAACGAGCATCACGACCGGAAGAATCGGCTGATCCGGACAAATTAATGATCACATTTAACACAATATTGGGAACGGTTCGGACACATGCAAATGCTTGGCCATTTTTAAAGCCTGTTAGTGCTGTTACCGTTCCGGATTATTACGATCTCATCAAGTATCCAATGGATTTGAAGACTATGGGTGACCGACTGAAAAAAGG atACTACGTAACACGACGTCTGTTCATGGCTGACATGGCAAGGATATTTTCCAATTGTCGCTTGTATAACTCCCCGGAAACTGAATATATTCG ATGTGCCAACATTCTAGAACGCTATTTTCAAACCAAAATGAAGGAGATTGGCCTGTGGGACAAATGA